The Trichosurus vulpecula isolate mTriVul1 chromosome 4, mTriVul1.pri, whole genome shotgun sequence genome contains a region encoding:
- the LOC118848492 gene encoding LOW QUALITY PROTEIN: multifunctional protein ADE2-like (The sequence of the model RefSeq protein was modified relative to this genomic sequence to represent the inferred CDS: inserted 2 bases in 1 codon), whose amino-acid sequence MVTAEVLKIGKKLYEGKTXEFYELLDSPGKVLLQSKDQITAGNAARKNHLDGKAAISNKITSCIFELLQEAGIKTAFTKKSGETAFVAPQCEMIPIEWVCRRIATGSFLKRNPGVKEGYKFYPPKVELFFKDDANNDPQWSEEQVIAAKWCFAGLNIGQTEVDNMSHSTQAIFEILEKSWLPQNCTLVDMKIEFDVDVTTKEIVLADIIDNDSWRLWPSGDRTQQKDKQSYQDLKEVTPEGLQMVKKNFEWVAERVELLHKVESPCRVVVSIGLTSDLGHREKIKKACGNYGIPCELRVTSAHKGLDEIPKIKAEYEGDGVPTVFVAVAGKSNCLGPVMSGNTAYPVVNCPPLTPDWGAQNVWSSLRMLSGLGCSTILSPQGAAQFAAQICGLNNHLVWAKLRGSILNTWVSLKRADKKIRECSL is encoded by the exons ATGGTGACCGCCGAAGTATTGAAGATTGGTAAGAAGCTCTATGAGGGCAAAAC AGAATTCTATGAATTGTTGGATAGTCCTGGGAAAGTCCTCTTGCAGTCTAAAGACCAGATTACAGCAGGCAATGCAGCTAGAAAAAATCACCTGGATGGAAAGGCTGCAATCTCAAACAAAATTACCAGCTGTATTTTTGAGTTGTTACAGGAAGCAGGTATCAAAACTGCTTTCACCAAAAAAAGTGGTGAGACAGCTTTTGTTGCACCTCAGTGTGAAATGATTCCAATTGAATGGGTGTGTAGAAGAATTGCAACTGGTTCTTTTCTCAAAAGAAATCCTGGTGTCAAAGAAGGATACAAGTTCTACCCACCTAAAGTGGAGTTGTTTTTCAAGGATGATGCCAACAATGATCCACAGTGGTCTGAAGAACAGGTTATTGCTGCAAAATGGTGTTTTGCTGGACTTAACATAGGTCAGACTGAGGTGGATAACATGAGTCATTCCACACAGGCTATTTTTGAAATACTGGAAAAATCCTGGTTACCTCAGAACTGTACACTGGTTGACATGAAGATTGAATTTGATGTTGATGTAACTACGAAAGAAATTGTCCTTGCTGATATTATTGATAATGATTCCTGGAGGCTCTGGCCATCTGGTGATAGAAcccaacagaaagataaacagtcATATCAGGACCTTAAGGAAGTGACTCCTGAAGGCCTCCAGATGGTGAAGAAAAACTTTGAATGGGTTGCAGAAAGAGTGGAGTTGCTTCATAAAGTAGAAAGTCCATGCAGAGTTGTGGTATCAATTGGCTTGACTTCTGACCTTGGTCATCGTGAAAAAATTAAGAAGGCTTGTGGAAACTATGGAATTCCCTGTGAACTTCGAGTAACATCTGCCCATAAAGGACTAGATGAAATTCCAAAGATTAAAGCAGAGTATGAAGGAGATGGTGTTCCTACTGTATTTGTGGCAGTAGCTGGCAAAAGCAATTGTTTGGGACCAGTAATGTCTGGTAACACTGCATATCCAGTAGTCAACTGTCCTCCCCTTACACCTGATTGGGGAGCTCAAAATGTGTGGTCCTCACTTCGAATGCTCAGTGGTCTTGGCTGTTCAACTATACTTTCACCTCAGGGAGCAGCTCAATTTGCAGCCCAGATATGTGGATTAAATAACCATTTGGTATGGGCTAAACTTCGAGGAAGCATATTAAACACATGGGTTTCCCTGAAGCGGGCAGATAAGAAAATTAGAGAATGCAGTTTATAA